GAAGAAATACCACTATTCTCTACATACTGTCCGTATTTTAAAATAATATCTTTCCTATTAAACGCTTTCATACAACAACACCAACCTTAAATGAAATAAAACAACTTAAAATATATAAATTAAATATTTAATAATTTATATGAAATTAACTCTCCTAAATTTCCAACCATACCTATTATAAATATTTTTTTATTTTCTTTAATAGTAATTCTTACAAAACTATTTCGTGTTAGAGGAATTGGACAAAATTTTTGTTTTTGATAGAGTGTAGATAAAGAATCAATTTTAATTTCAGGTAATGTAAAAAAAATATCCTTTAACGATAATAATAAATTGAACATAATGTTATTATTATCTAACGCATCAGAAAATTGACGTAACTTATATAAATTCATGAAATTTATAGCCTTTGAAACATGATATATACCAACCATTAATCTCCTTAAAAAAATTACATGTGCTCCACATTTTAACAATTTTCCTAAATCATGAATTAATGTACGAATATACGTTCCTTTCGAACAAGTAATTTCCAATTCAACTATTTCGTTATTAAACTGAATACAATTAATATGATATATAAATACTGTTCTTTGAATTTTAGGAACAGAAATATTTTTCCGAGCATATTTATATAATGGCAAACCTTGATATTTAATTGCTGAATAAACTGGAGGAAATTGAATAATTTTACCTTGAAAATTCTGTAAAGCATTATAAAATTCAATTTGGGTAAAATTAATTGAATGAGTTTCTACAATAGATCCTTCAGAATCATAAGTAGAAGTAACTTGACCTAATTTGCCAATCACATGATATGACTTTATTGAATTTGTTAAATAATTTGATAATTTAGTTGCTTCACCAAAACAAATAGGTAAAATGCCTGTTGCTAATGGATCTAATGTACCTATATAGCCAGCTTTATGAGCTCTAAAAATTTTTTTAATTTTTTGTAATGCCTGATTGGAAGATATGCCTTGGGGTTTGTCTAATAACAATACACCATGAATATTTTTTTTTTAAAATATGCATTTTATAAGCTTTTTGAAGTTGTTTTATTATTCTTATTATTTTTTAAAGAAGATTTAATTATATTAGAAATTTTCATTCCAGTAAGTAAAGAACTATCATGATAAAAATATAAAATTGGAATTTTTCGTAAATTAAATCTTTGATACAATAATTTTCGTATATAATTAGAAGAATTCTGTAATATATTTAATATTTCAGAAATTTTATATTTACTATTAAAAAAATTTTTTGCATTACTATACTGTTCTAAATAACTAAAAAATATTTTTGCACAGGATAAATCACGAGATACACGTACCATAGAAATTGTAACTAAAAAATTAATTCTAGGATCTTTAATATATCGCATTAAAATAATTGATATTTCTTTTTTTAATTCCTGCGAAACACGAATAGCACGTGTAAAATTTTTTTTTTGATTCAATTGAGGGTATTTCATAAAATTTAAAAAATATTGTTAAAAGTAATTAAATAAAATAAATACATAAAATAAATTTTAAAACACGCTATATTTGAGTATTTTCAAATGATTCAATAATATCACCAACACAAATATCATGATATTTTTTTATTCCAATTCCACATTCTTTACCGCTACTCACTTCTTTGACATTTTCTTTAAATCTCCTTAATGAATCTAATTCACCCTCATGTATTATATTATTTCCGCGTAGAACTTTAACTGGATTAGTACGCTTAATTATTCCGTCTATAACCATTACTCCAGCAATGACAGAACATTTAGAAGTTTTAAAAATATTACGAACTTCTGCTTTTCCAACGTGTTTTACTTGATACGCAGGAGAAATCATGTTTTTCATAGATGATTTTATAGCCTTTATAATATCATATATTACTGTATAATAATATGTACTAACTTTCTCTTTCTGAATCATCTGCTTTGCTAAATAATTAGATTTTACGTTAAAACCAATAATTTTAGCCCGAGAAGCTATAGCTAAAGAAACATCAGTTTCAGTAATATCTCCAACATTGGAACTAATAATTTTTATTTCTATAGATGGAATAGATAAAGATTGTACTGTATGAACAATTGCTTCTAAAGAACCTTGAGCATCAGCTTTTAAAATTAAATTAAGTTTAGAATTCGATTCATTTTGTAAATCCTGAAACATGTTTTCAATATTAGATGTTTTATAAGTCAAAAATTTATCTTCTCTAGACCTTTTTTTTCTATATAAAGCAACTTCTCGTGCTTGTTTTTCGGTTGTTACAACATTAAATATATCTCCACTAATAGGAATGCCTGATAATCCTAATATTTGTACTGGAATAGCAGGTTCAGCAATTTGTAATTCTTTTCCAAACGCATCAAGAATTAAACGAATCTTGCCATATTCAAAGCCACATAAAATAATATCCCCTTTCTTTAAACTACCTTCTTTAATTAAAATAGTAGCTATTGGACCTTTACTACTATCTAAAAAAGATTCAATAACTACACCAGAAGCCATACCAGAATATGTAGTAGTTAATTCTAATAATTCAGATTCTAATAATATCGCGTTTAATAAATCATTAATTCCTTGACCTGTTTTTGAGGAAATGGTAACAAATACATGTTTACCACCCCATTCTTCTGGAATAATATCATGTTTCATTAATTCTTTTTTGACGTTTTCAGGATTAGAATCTAATTTATCAATTTTATTAATTGCTACAATTAATGAAACATTAGCAGCTTGAACATGTTGAATAGCTTCAATTGTTTGAGGTTTAACACCATCATCTGCTGCAACAACTAATATTACAATATCTGTAATCTGTACTCCTCGGGCTCTCATTGAAGTAAAAGCAGCATGTCCAGGGGTATCTAGAAAAGTTATCACTCTATTATTGTTTTTAACATGATAAGCACCAATGTGTTGTGTAATTCCTCCAGATTCGTTTAAAGCAATACGAGTAGAACGAATATAATCTAATAAAGAAGTTTTACCGTGATCAACATGACCCATAATAGTTACAATAGGCGGCCTAGTTTGTTTAGTATATTTTTGATTTTCGATATTACGATAATTAATTATTGAATCTTCTAATTTATTATCATTACGTAAAATTACCTTATGTCCCATTTCTTCTATTACTAATTGTGCTGTTTCATGATCAATAACTTGATTTATAGTAACTACAACACCCATGCGTATCATTCTTTTTATTAATTCAGATACTTTTATTGAAAGTTTATTAGATAATTCTAATATTGTAATAGTCTTATTAAGAATAATTTCTCTTGAAATAAAATTAGAAGGTTTAGTAAAATTTTGTTGTAAAACACTACCTCTTTTATTATAAAGAACATGTTTTTTTTTACGCAAACGAATTTTCGGAATTTCAGTCTCTTTAGTGTTATCATAATATTTTAATTTATTTTGATAATTTGTATATTTAATATTTTTAATATTAGAGTACTTATTTTTTTCAATCAATTTCTTTTTTTCATTATCTTTTTTAGTTACATGTAAAAATTTTTTAACATGATTATTTGAAATAGAATCTTTAACAAAAAATTCAGAAGATAAAAAAGAATTAATTTTATTTGAACATTGTAAAATACATAATAATTTAATAATTATTATTTTATAATTATTACTATAATTTCTACTAATAATTACAAAAAATATTTTCTTTAAAAATGGTATTTGATAAAATAACATTTTAAAAATTAAATATCTTAAATTAATTTCTTTCATGATCTCACCTTATATAAATTTAATTAATTATTTAATAAATAAATATTACAACCAATAATCTACTGTAAAATCAATAAAATTTTTAAATATTTATATTTATAAAATTTTAAATAAAATAACTTAATTAATTTTATATTATAAAAACAATAATTTTAACCAATCACGTTATAATATTTTTTATTTTTAAGATTATTCGAAAAAAAAATATTAGTTGTTGTTTTAATAAAATGTGCTGTTTTTCTATCTATTCCTGGAATATTTAATAAATCAGAATACGAAATATACATTAAATCTTTTAATGAAGATAACCCAAATTGAATTAAAGAAGTTATAATCTTTCTATTAAAATTAAAATATTTTATAAATACATTATGAAAATGATACGTAGATTTTTGATCTTCACCCATAATATCTACAATAATAATATTTAACGACCAACCAAGTAATTGAGAAGCTAAACGAACATTTTGGCCATTTTTCCCAATTAATTGAGATATGTTTTCGGAATCAACAAATATATCTATGAAATGATTATTTTTATGAATTACAAGATCATGAATATCAGCTGGTGCAATCACATTCATAGCAAACTTAGAAAGATTATTATCCCATAAAATAATATCTATTCGTTCACCTTGTAATGTATTAGAAATTGATCGAATTCTATTACCTCTCAAACCAATGCAAGCACCAACTGGATCAATTCCATTATCAATAGATTCAACTGCAATTTTTGAACGATAACCAGGATCACGAGCAATAGATTTAATTTTAATTAAACCTTCTTTAACTTCTGGTATTTCAATATTAAGTAATGCTAATAACATTCGAGAATTTGATTGACTAAGTAATAGTTTTATATGATCAATCATGAAATACACCGCACATAACACTCCTTTTACTTTATCACCAATCCTAATATTTCTGATTGATAACATATCTGATCTATATATAACAGCTTCTACAAATTCTCTCACCAATAAAATAATATATGTATTTTTAATTAACTTGACTGTACCTATAATAATTTGACCTTTCTGATTATAAAATTCATCAAGCATGATTAACTGTTTTTCTTCTTGAACTTTTTTAAAAATAATTTTTTTAGCTTCTTTAGTATTTATGTGATGTAGGGTTATTGAAGTGATTTGATCTTGTATGAAATCATTTAATTTTATTTTTTTTTTTTGGATTTTTGCTTTTTTAAAAGCTATTTGTCGATCTGGTTGAATAACTTTTGAAACGACCATCCAACGACGAAAAACATTAAAATCACCATTTATTTTATTAATAAATAATCGAATATCCTTAAAATACGAATACTTACATTTAATAGAAATAGACAATGCGTTTTCTAAAACTTCAAAAATTTTTTCTTGAGATAATAATTCTTTATCAGAAATAGACTTTACAAGAAATAAAATTTCTTTATTCATTAATAACCTCAAAACACTAAAATATAAAAAATATCAATACAAAAAAATACATATATCAAATCGAAAAAAAATAATTCTAAAAATAATAAAATCATAATTTATAAAAATAAAAATTAATTAATGATATTTTGAAAATATTTTATACCGAGAATGGGATTTGAACCCATAAGCTATAATCAATAGCACTACCCCCTCAAAGTAGCGTGTTTACCTATTTTCACCATCTCGGTATAATAATAAAGTTAAATAACACAATAAAATATTCAAAATAATGCAAAATAATCTTATATAATTATCATTAAAATAATTTATTATGTTTTAAATAATATAAAATATTTCATATATTTAAACAATTAATGAAAATTTTTTAAATATTTTTAATTTTATCAAAAAAAAAAAAAAAATAATTTAATATTATTAAACTCTATGACTGTTTAAAATGGATATTAAAAAACACAAAATCAAAAAACATGCTGCAAAAATGTTTTTTATCTTATAAATTAAAGTATTTTTAAAAATAGATTTATTTAACGATTGCAAATGATGATTATTTAAAGAATAAGATAAATTATTATTTCTTTCTGAATTGCATACAATTAAAAAAATTAAAGAACATGAAATAAAAACAAATAAAAATAAAATTATATTATACATAATTGTATTATAATATGCTAATGGAATTAAAATAATTAATATATGATATTTAAAATTTTAAAATATATAAATATTTTTTAAAAAATCTTTTTTTTTAATAAAATAATTATATAAAAAATTATAATTTTAAGGAAAATAATTTTAAAAAAACTAATTAATATTTAATTCCCAACCTATGGGATCTTTAATTGTTTTTCTAGACATTAAATCATTAATTTGATTAGAATCAATAGTTTCATATTTCATTAACGCATCTTTCATAGCATGCAAAATATCTAAATTTTCATGTAACAATTTTTTAGCTCGATTATAATTTTTTTGAATTAATAATTTGACTTCTTCATCAATAATTCTAGATGTTTCATTAGATAAATAGCTTGCGTATACAGATTGACTAAAAAATAGTTTATTTTCATCATCATCAGAATACAATAATGGACCAAGCTTTTCTGAAAAACCCCATTTAGTTATCATATTACGTGCTATTCGAGTTGCTACTTTAATATCATTCATTGCTCCGGTAGATACTTTATAGGGTCCATAAATAATTTCTTCTGCTAATCGACCGCCATATAAAGTTGATATTTGACTTTCTAATTTTTCTCTACTGATACTAACAGCATCAAATTCTGGTAAAAAAATTGTTACTCCTAAAGCAAGACCTCTTGGAACTATGGTTACTTTATGTGCCGGATCATGTTCTGGAACTAACCTTCCAATAATTACATGACCTGACTCATGATATGCAGTTAATTCTTTTTGGGTTTCAGTCATAATCATAGAACGTCTTTCAGACCCAATAATCATTTTATCTTTCGCTTTTTCAAAATCTGACATAGAAACAATTTGATGGTTTGATCTTGCTGCAAATAAAGCAGACTCATTCACTAAATTAGATAAATCAGCTCCAGAAAAACCAGGAGTTCCTCGAGCAATAATCATAGGATCTACATCAGGTGAAACAGGAATATTTTTCATATGTACTTTTAAAATTTTTTCTCTACCCCTAATATCCGGAAGTGAAACTATCACTTGACGATCAAACCTACCAGGTCTTAATAAAGCAGGATCTAAAACATCAGGTCTGTTTGTTGCAGCGATTAATATAATTCCCTCATTACCTTCAAATCCATCCATTTCAACTAACATTTGATTTAAAGTTTGTTCTCGCTCGTCATTTCCACCTCCTAAAGCACTACTCCTTTGACGACCAACAGCATCAATTTCATCAATAAAGATTATACAAGGTGCTGATTTTCTAGCATGATCAAATACATCTCTCACTCTAGATGCTCCTAAGCCTACAAACATTTCAACAAAATCTGAACCTGATAATGTTAAAAATGATACTTTTGCTTCTCCTGCAATAGCTTTTGCTAATAAAGTTTTACCAGTTCCTGGGGGACCAATCATTAAGATTCCTTTTGGAATTTTACACCCTAATTTTTCAAATCGTTTAGGTTCTTTAAGATATTCAACTAATTCCCTAACTTCTTCTTTAGCCTCATTACACCCAGCAACATCAGCAAAAGTAGTTTTAATTGGATTTTCAGAAAATATGTGCATTTTACTCTTCCCAAAAGAATTAGAATTCTTAAGGTGATTTTTTTTTACATGATTAAGCAAATAAACCCATATCCCAATTAATAACATGGTTGGAAACCAAGAAATAAAAATAGATAATAAAATATTTGTTTCTTTTGGAGCACGACCAGTAACAGTAATGCCATGTGATAATAATTGATTCAGTAATTTGCTATCATGTAATGGAATATAAGTAGTATATGTACTTTTGTCTTTTTTAATAATATCAATTAAACTACCATCTACATAAATTTCTTTAATTTCGTTTTTATTTATAGAAGATATAAATGTAGTATAATCAATATTATGATTTTTTTTATCAATTACATGAATACCAAAACATATAAGTATAAAAAAAAAGATTGTTATTAACCAAAAAATAAAACTTTTAGATATTTCATTCAAAAGATTAACCTCATCATTGTTATAATTATTAAAAAACACTTAAAAATTATTTTTTTTATTCATTGCTAATATAAATAATTCACGCGAACGATTTCGAGAAGCATGAGGTTTACAAATTTTTACTATTTTAAAAATAGAACGTATTTTATTTAAATAATTTTTGAATTTCTCTCCTTGAAAAATTTTAATTAAAAAAACACCTGTATTTGACAATATTTTTAAAGTAATATTAAGCGCAAAATTCGATAAAGAAAAAGCATTAGGTATATCAATTGAAGATATTCCTGTAATATTGGGAGACATATCCGACATAACTAAATCAATTTTACGAGATTTTAAAATATCTAATAAAGATTGAAATACTTCTGGTTTCGTGATATCACCATGTAAAAAAAATACTCCTTTTATTTTAATCATAGGATTGATGTCACAGGCTATAACTAATCCTTTATTTCCAATTTTTTTAATTGCATATTGTGACCAACTTCCAGGAGAAGAACCTAAATCTAAAACATATGCACTTCGTTTAAATATATTGTATTTTAAATTAATTTGATCCAACTTAAACCAGGCTCGAGAACGAATTCCACACAAATGAGTATGTTTCACATAAACATCACGAAAATGCTCCGATAACCAACGATTTGAACTATAAGATCGTTTTTTTTTCATACTTGTAAAATAAATTAAAAAATAATAATATTTATATTTTAAAACGAAAATCTTAAAATTAAATATTGATATGAATATTAAAAAATATTATTGAATAATAAAATATGAAATATTAAATATATTTAACACATAATACTTTATAATTTACTAAGCCTGATGGAGTTTCTATTGAAACAATATCAGATTCCATGGTTCCAATTAAACCTCGAGCTAAAGGGGAATTAATTGAAATTAAGTGATTTTTAAAATCAGCTTCATCATCTCCTACAATACGAACCTCTAAAAATTTATTAGTATCTATATTTAATATACTAACAGTGGAACCAAATATTACTTTTCCGTTAAATGGAATATTTTTAATATCAATAATTTGAACTGAATTTAATTTTAACTCAATATTTTTAATTTTTCTTTCATAAAACGCCTGTTGTTCCCTTGCTGCATGATATTCAGCATTTTCTTTTAAATCACCATGTTTTCTAGCTTTTGAAATCTCAGAAATAATTTCCGGTCTTTTATATCTTATAAGTTGATGTAATTCTTTTTGAAGTTTTTTGAAACCTGATAAGGTAATTGGGGTTTTAAACATAAATAAAATCCTACAAATATAATTAAAACATATAAATATAATAGACATATATTATCGAAAATAATACAATACTCTATATAATTAAATATATTTAACAATCTCAAATTAAAAATAAACCACTAAAATATCAAACATGTCATTCTAAAATAAAAAAATATTGATATAAAAAAAATCAAATAATTTATCTATAATAATTTAAAATCTTTTAATTGGTTGAAATATGAATACTTTAGAAATAGAATCTTGCATAAAAAAAGCAGTAGAATTAAATAATATATATATCATAGGTGACTTAAATCATATAAAAATTATTGCTATAGGAAATATATTTATTGGTATGAATAATGTTCAAAAACAACAAATTATTTATAAACCAATTACAAAATATATTATGAAAAAAAAAATTCATGCGATCTCGATTTATACTTTTACACTAAAAGAATGGGAGAAAAAAAAGGGTAATTTTTTTGTAAATTGATTAAATTAAATTAAGATGTAATTAATATAATTTTTATAAAATATTATATTAATAAAAGAAGGATAATAAATAGATATATCGTGTTACAATAAGTTAATTAAATGAAAAATGTGTAAGATTAAACAGAGGAATATAATGTATGTATGCAATATTTTCTAATGGCGGAAAACAATACCAAGCCAAAATCGGTCAAACTATTCGTTTAGAGAAAATTAATCTCAACCAAGGAAAACAAATTAAATTTCATAATATTTTGATGATAGTAGATAATAATAATATCCAAATTGGAAAACCAAAAATATTAAATTCTTTTGTTTTAGGAGATATTATACAACATGGAAAAAATAAAAAAATAAAAATCATTAAATTCAATCGCAGAAAACATTATAAAAAAACACAAGGACACAGACAAAATTTTACAGATATAAAAATTATAAGTATTCAACACTCTACAACATAAAAATACAAAGGAGAACGTATGGCGCATAAAAAAGCAGGTGGTTCAACAAGAAATGGAAGAGATTCAAGATCTAAAAGATTAGGGATTAAACATTTTGGGGGAGAACAAATTAAATCAGGATCAATTATTATTAGACAAAGAGGAACAAAATTTCATCCTGGAAATAATGTAAAAATAGGAAAAGACCATACAATATTTGCAACAAAATCAGGAAAAGTAAAATTCGAAATTAAAGGATTAAAACAAAAAAAATACATTAGTATTATTTAAATAAATCATTTTTATATTATGATATACCAATAAGATATATTATTATTCTTAAATAATAAAATAAATTAATTAAATATTAATAATTCATTATATAATAAAATGTAATAATATTACTTAGTATTAATTGCTATATAAAAAAATATCGTGAGACCTAAGTATTATGAAATTTCTAGATCAAATTAATATTCGTGTTATAGGTGGAAACGGAGGTAATGGATGCATTCACTTTAGAAGAGAAAAGTATATCCCTAAAGGTGGACCAGATGGTGGAAACGGAGGTAATGGAGGAAATATCTGGATACAAACCGATCAAAATTTAAATACATTAATTGATTATAGATTTAAAAAATATATTATTGCTCAAAATGGAGAGCATGGAAAATCAAAAAATCGATCTGGAAAAAATGGAAAAGATATTATTCTAAAAGTACCTCTCGGTACTAGAATAATCTCATTAGAAACCAGTGAAATTATTTCAGATTTAACAAAAAATAACCAAAAAATATTAATAGCAAAGGGTGGTTATAAAGGTATTGGAAATGTTCGTTTTAAATCTTCTACAAACCGTACCCCGTATCAAAATACTTTAGGAAAACCAGGAGAAAGTCGCGATATCAAGTTAGAATTAATTCTTATTGCAGATGTTGGAATATTAGGTTTACCTAATTCAGGGAAATCCACATTAATACAATCAATTTCTCAAGCTAAACCAAAAATAGGAGAATATCCTTTTACAACTTTGATTCCAAATTTAGGAACAGTTTATTTAAATAATCAAAAAAAATTTATTATTGCAGATATTCCGGGTATAATAAAAGGAGCTTCTTTAGGATTAGGTTTAGGTATAAACTTTTTAAAACATTTAGAAAGATGTCATGTAATATTACATTTAGTAGATTTTTCACCTAAAACTAATATTATTTTAAAAAACATCAATATTATTGAAACAGAACTTAAAGCATACAGCATGAAATTATATAATAAAATTCAATGGATAATTTTTAATAAAATTGATAAATTAACACCAAAAGAAATTAAAAAAAAAATTTCATGTGTAGAAAAAAAAATTAAAAAAAAGCCAAATATGTTCTTTATTTCTGGAATAAATAAAATTGGAACATATGAATTATCTGTTAAAATATTTCAATATCTCAAAAATGAATAAATATAACATTTTTATATAATTGATCTTTAATGATTTAAAATCCGGATAATCTAATATTCCGGATTATATAAAAATATATGAATGAATATAATGTTATCTTTTTGAAAATTGTGGTTTTTTTCTAGATTTTTTAAGTCCAATTTTTTTTCTTTCTACTTTACGAGAATCTCGAGTAACAAAACCCGCTTCCCTTAAGCTTGATCTAAATAATGAATCGTATTTTATTAAAACACGAGTAATTCCTTGTCGGATTGCTCCAGCTTGACCAGAAGTACCACCACCTTTCACTGTAATATATAAATTTATTTTATCTAACATATTAGTTAATTTTAATGGACTTAAAATCACCATACGAGTAATTTCCAGAGGAAAATATTGTAAAAAAGATCTTTTGTTAACTGTAATATTACCTAATCCTATTTTTAAAAAAACACGAGCAGAAGAACTTTTACGACGACCTGTAGCATAATATTGAAAATTAATCATTTTATAATATACCTAAATTATATATCTAAAAATTTGGGTTTTTGAGCGTAATGATTATGCTCATTAAAAGCATAAACCTTCAATTTACTAAATATTATTCGTCCCAATGGACCTTTTGGTAACATGCCTTTTACAGCATGAGAAATAATTCTTTCAGGGAAATTCAATAACATTTCTTGAAAAGATATTTTTTTTATACCACCAACATACCCAGTATGTCGATAATAAAATTTTTTTAGTTTCTTATTACCGGTGACTATAATTTTTGAAGCGTTTAAAACGATAATATAATCTCCAAAATCAAGATAAGGAGTATATTTTGTTTTATGTTTTCCTTTTAAATAATAAGCTATCTTTGAAGCAAATCTTCCTAAGATTTTATCAGTCGCATCTACATAATACCATTTTTTTTTAATATCATTACAATCGTTTGAAATAATTTTCATAATAACCACCTAAAATTCTTAAAATCAATAAATATTAAGTATATAAAATACATTTAAAATATTAAACACAATATATTTCTTTAAATTACAAAAAATTAATTAAATAGCGCTTTGATCAATAAATATGATACAATCAATATTTTCAAATTAAACAAAATATAAAACATATTATTTTAAAAAAATATATTTAAAATCAAAAAAAAAGAAATAAATAAGTATATTAATATAAAAAATAATATTTAAAACTTTACCGTTCTATTAGGTACAGAAAAATATGAACCTTAAAAATACTTTACTTGAATTAAGAAAAAAAATTAATATTATTGATAAAAAATTACTAATTTTATTATCTCAAAGAAGAAATATTGCAATTCAAATAGCAAAAAATAAAATTATTAATCAATACCCTATTCGAGATAAAAAAAGGGAAAAAGAATTACTTGAAAAATTAATTATTTTTGGAAAAAAAAAATTACTTTCTAAAAATTATATCCAAGAAATCTTTGAAAGAATTATTCAGGATTCTGTTATAATACAAAAAAAAATACAAAAAAATATCAATATATATGAATATTTAAAAACACCAACATTTTCTATTCTTGGACCTAAAGGATCTTACTCTTATATTGCTGCTACACAATATGCAAAAAAAAAATATGAAAATTTTCAAATTATTGAACATACCAATTTCTATAAAATTTTTCAAGCAGTAGAAAATAAACAATCAAATTATGGAATTATCCCCATTGAAAATCGTTCTTCTGGTTTTATTCAAGAAGTATATGATCTACTATATAATACCAATCTATATATCGTAGAAGAATTAATAATTCCTATTAATCATTGCTTACTAGTAAAACCAAGCACATATATTGAAGATATAAAAATTGTTTATAGCCATAGTCAACCATTCCAACAATGTAAAAATTTTATGGAAAAATTTCCAAACTGGAAAACGGAATATACTGAAAGTACTTCATGTGCAATTGAAAAAGTTTCTCGAAGCAAAAAAAATAATAC
The sequence above is a segment of the Buchnera aphidicola (Symydobius americanus) genome. Coding sequences within it:
- a CDS encoding chorismate mutase, whose translation is MNLKNTLLELRKKINIIDKKLLILLSQRRNIAIQIAKNKIINQYPIRDKKREKELLEKLIIFGKKKLLSKNYIQEIFERIIQDSVIIQKKIQKNINIYEYLKTPTFSILGPKGSYSYIAATQYAKKKYENFQIIEHTNFYKIFQAVENKQSNYGIIPIENRSSGFIQEVYDLLYNTNLYIVEELIIPINHCLLVKPSTYIEDIKIVYSHSQPFQQCKNFMEKFPNWKTEYTESTSCAIEKVSRSKKNNTAAIGNENTGIIHGLQSIRKNIANYQNNQTRFIVLTNEKIHTASMKTSKIILMINILKKQYKLSNILLLFKINKISILKIESKKYINKNFIKETCYIEIQKFLKQKTLENILFLLKEKNISIKFIGCYPT